A genomic window from Cotesia glomerata isolate CgM1 linkage group LG7, MPM_Cglom_v2.3, whole genome shotgun sequence includes:
- the LOC123269902 gene encoding pro-resilin, whose translation MLKLTALTVLLATIVIARPEPPVLGGQYLPPNQQYGAPQRNNGFGGNAGPNGGGFGNNQYLPPNQQYGPPGGNSGNSGNSGNSGYNDGYSDTPAKYEFEYMVNDIESGNDFGHKESRDGEVTRGVYYVLLPDGRRQTVEYIADENGYRPVVTYMQEGNGAGNGYRNEGPGNGYPTGGNNGYRY comes from the exons ATGCTGAAATTAACCGCGCTGACAGTGTTATTGGCGACGATAGTGATAGCAAGACCGGAACCCCCGGTACTTGGGGGCCAGTACCTTCCGCCTAATCAGCAGTATGGTGCACCACAGAGAAACAACGGATTTGGCGGGAACGCAGGGCCTAATGGAGGAGGATTCGGAAATAATCAATACCTCCCGCCAAATCAGCAATACGGACCACCAGGGGGTAACTCTGGTAACTCTGGTAACTCTGGTAATTCCGGCTACAATGACGGTTACAGTGAt actCCAGCCAAGTACGAATTCGAGTACATGGTAAATGACATAGAGAGTGGTAATGACTTTGGTCACAAGGAGAGCCGTGACGGTGAGGTTACACGCGGCGTTTACTACGTTCTTTTGCCTGACGGCAGACGTCAAACTGTCGAATACATTGCCGACGAGAATGGGTACAGACCAGTCGTCACTTACATGCAAGAAGGCAATGGCGCTGGAAATGGTTACCGAAACGAGGGGCCTG